The DNA sequence CTTCAGTCATCAAGTTGATGAGAGCTTAACAAGCTAAATGCACTCGTTTCGTTTCACTTCTCACGTGCTACACCATCAATAAAAATGTGAATTTATCAATTCATATCAAACAATACTAAAATTGTgcattaatttatctatttttagtataaatttatataagtaattaaatttttctttgaaatagttaaattttatttaaatttaataatttatttaaatatataattttatattcaataaaagaacACATAATACATATTAAGttaaagaaaatttataaaagacTATTTAGGCTCCGTCAGAAATTTCAATCAATAtcgttttattaaaataaaataagagaaaaaataggataaaagactaaaagtcttattaaaatttctcaaaaattgaaaaatatttttctaatagtcAAGAgagtatatttataatataaataaaattctaatatgcaaaattatgaaaatacttaaaatatctaaaaaaataattaaactgtAAAATTGATCTtctaaacaataaaattttcatatcgaactttgtgacagaTTTACGGctctcgtcacacttttgaaagtcgtgcataTCGAAATTTCCTTTTCGAAAAGTTATCGTTGATTTCTATTGGGTGTCGGTAATAAAAGTTTAAGTCGGTCTAAGTCTGCCGTAAAATTTAAGGGTAACGGTTACATATcaagaattttaaatatatataattttatttatttttaatataaataattgagctacttaaatattaaaatctctaCTCAATTAAACGCTATGATTTTTGTATTATGCTAATGTCGATTCTCTAAATGCGGAGTGATGCTATGATTTCCAGCTGCTAATggagatttttttatttgtttaaaagCCTAAGAAGTCTTTAAAAACTCttgtagattttattttaaagataagTCCAACCTAAATAGTTGAATTAGCCATGTGCTTAACCTCAGCAACTTGCGGCTTTCAAACGTTGACATCGTTTTTGTTTGTTTCAACGTTTTGTTCtcagtttttatttttcttacccTTTGATCatctattgatttttttttataaaaattactttcatcgttataattttttttactgtttttattatttcactttctttttttcattataatgatatataaataaattattataattttatttaattttatcttatttttaaaaagtatttcaaaaaatttcttaatatttaataaaatttaatatttttaaaatagatataattaaaaaattaataaaaaaataatctcttttaatatacataaaaacataataaaattataaaacagaaaaaatataaattataacccTTCTAGATGGGGTGAAGATaatctatattaaaaatatttaaaattttttataatatttaattattaaaattaaaaaataaattaattaataaatcactTATGAGTTTTTTTAGCAGGGGGTAGCGGATAATAAGTTTCCCATAATAAATTACCTGAATAGCCACCATCTCTATCAACTCTGATCGTTGTTGGGTCACTATTAAGCATCCTTTTGCTGAATTTTTCAAACCCAAATAAGATCACACTCACACACACAGATACATTCATATCACAATCCCTTTGCTGGCTTTCCTGGTGGCTGAGGTCTTGATTGAAgggcaaaaaataaaaaaagaaagaaaattctttgattaatttttataatacatatgtaataattttatacCATTGATATTTGTTGTGTAGTGTATTTTGAAGGGTAGAAGGTTGGTGATGGGGCCATGGCAATCCATATTTCCACACCcaccttttattcttttcgtttatttgtttttttcaggcttttcttttccttcactTCAACTACTGTTGTCAACACCTTTTGTTTCTCCACGATTTTGAGTGCCCATTTCTTGAAAAGATCCTACTCGACCTTTTTCTACTCTTTCTCTGGTATGTCTTACTTACCcagattttcttttcttcttctttcgtTTTCTTTTTTGGTCCCCTTGATATAATTGAGTGGATTTCTAAATTTTACGTGTTCTTCACTTCATTGTTGGACTCAGTAGTCTGATTTTAGTAAGAGATATTGGAAAGATCTGGGTGCTGTAATGATTAGTGAAGTAGTTTCAATCTATCTGATTGGTCTGCAATATAAGGAATTTAGTATTGAAATACATTTTCTTGTTTGATATGCAAAATTTTTCTTCTGGGTATTGCAGTTCAACTGCTTTTGATGTGTTCTATATTTCATTATTTGATAGAGCAAATTTCTTCCGGAGtaccctttcttttttttttttgagagagagagaattgcCCTTATGTTGTTTGAGGGAAAAAGGTGGAATTGGGATTGGTGTAAGAGAATGGAATGGTCAAAGATGGCTGTATTTCACAAATCGGTAGTTAGTTTCCATTTTCAATTGGTTGAAGTCTAACTATATGAcattatagatttttttttttctttttgagaggTAGGATTCTctgatattaaaattttcagctCTGCAATTGAGTTGCTTCTGATAGAAATTGTAATCTCTTtccaattattttattatttatgatttGCGGTTCATttggttaaaattttttttgctcAGCATCTGTTTGATAaatcagaaaaggaaagaaaaattgCTTAACAATATAATTTATGCGCTTATTAGTCTGTAACAACATTTTAGCTTTGGGAACTTGTGCAGAATGCTAATGTTGGTTGTATTGATAATGCTATCAGGTTCATGATAAATTGGTTAAACTCAGCTGATATCAGGAATGGGTTCTGGTGATTGGTTTAAGACAATAATTAGTTTAAAGAAGACGAAGGAAGATAGTTCAAAACGAGTGAAGGTATTGAATTCTCCATAGTATTTTCTATATAtagttagttttttttattatataattataatttcatttccATAATAAAACCATACAAAATTCACATCTATGAAGGTTGTTGTACTTTGTTCAATGGCCataatgtctttttttttttttttttaaattttgaataacaaGTGTTCACTCATGATCTACAGTCTATACAGTCAGCTCATTCTTGGTATAGCGTGTACTGAAAAATCTTTCTCAGTGTCCATGTTAAGAGTTGATATCAATTTTGAACATAAGGCTAATAAGGGCTATAATTATTAGTTTGGGCATCACCTCATCTGTTCTTGTAATTTGAGACAGCGTTCTGCTGCTGCAAAATCAAATGGCTTCAAATGGAAGAACCGACCACGCAGGGAGTCTGCTGCTTCTGCTGATGGCAATCCAAACGTGCCAGTTGAGGACTTGGCTGCCACTCGGATTCAAACTGCATTCAGAGCGTATATGGTATGACTAGCTACCTCATATAAGCTACTTTCATTGAGTTAGTGTCTTAGTTTCATGTTGTTAGTAAATGTAGATTTATCATTTCTACCATATTGATTAACAGGCATATTGGGTTTTAGATGTCAGTGAACTCAACACTTAGGGATTGAGTTAATCAAATGGTTGTAAAATGTTGGATCTAAATATTTTGTTGCAGTTGATCCAATTAAACCGGCAACTAAATTCTCTTTGCAAGATACAATGTAGCATACGATGAATAATACCAAATTGCCAATAAAACTGATCTGAACTGTAGTTTTAGCCAAACACAATATGCAGCTTTTCTTAACAGAATCTTAACCTTACTCAGTTAGCCACTAGTTACAAATCGATAACTAAACGGTAAACCTTTTGGCTGATGAACAAGATGTAGATGACAGCTTATCAACCTCTTAACATTTCTGACTTCTAAGTAGTATTCTTTCCAGTCAGGAAAAACATATATAGTTATTAGTGATGATTGATGTTGTGGGCCAGTATCTTTTCTGTCTCCTAGTCTATTTATCCAGATTTCATACATAAGAGACAAAATTGGTTTTGTGATTCCTTGTAGATTGTTTTTCATAGCTCTTGGAGGAGGTTtatcaactctctctctatctctctcatGTGCATATACATGCATATGCATAAGGTTATGCATTTGTTCCTGGAGTCGCACAGCACACACTTGTATGCATAATACTTGTTAATTTTTCTCCTCATAATGCAGGCTAGAAAAACTTTACGCCGTTTGAAAGGAGCAACGAGATTACAGATCCTGACACAAAATTATTCTGTTAAAAAGAAAGCTAAAATTGCATTGCACTGTCTTCATACATGGAGCAAAATACAGGCTGAAATTAGATCTCGCCGACAATGTATGGTAATAGAAGGCCGGTTAAGACAGAAGAAATTAGAAAATCAACTAAAACTTGAGGCAAAGCTTCATGATCTAGAGGTTAGAATAAATCTTTAATACTGAACCACTTATACAGAGTATTTTATTTGTAATGATTCAATGTTGAAGAATCTGGAACAGATGTTGAAGTCAGTCATGTGGTCCTAGATTTTTGGCAATGGGAAGTTAGTGTCTCTTGTTTGTTTGCTCTGGAACTACGTCCAGAAAACTTTTGCTCCTGTTAGAGCTCCCTTTATCTAGAATACCATCTCTACCCTTTTCTGCAAGTCTTTAACGTCTTCCTTATGTTGTAACTTTTAGGTGGCAAAAAATGTGGACATTTTTGTTgatagtataaaaaaaaaattatttgcttATTTCTCTTTGTACTAAAAATTGGATGTGAGGAATCCTTCTTTGCTGGTGGTAGTCCTTTAATTTCCATAGTTATTTCCACCGAATTACAGGTAGAGTGGAGTGGTGGCTCTGACACAATGGAGGAAATTCTTGCAAGAATACATCAGAGGGAAGAAGCAGCTGTTAAGCGAGAGCGAGCGATGGCATATGCCTTTTCTCATCAGGTGACTCATCGTCCCCTCATCATTTAACTCGAAAGTATCATTTGCACGATCTTGGGCTGAAAAACAAAAGAACCATAAATTGCAGTGGAGGGCCAACTCAAGCCAGAACCTTGGGCTGGTCAATTATGAACCTGGCAAAGCAAATTGGGGTTGGAGCTGGAAGGAACGTTGGATTGCTGCTCGTCCATGGGAAAGCCG is a window from the Manihot esculenta cultivar AM560-2 chromosome 16, M.esculenta_v8, whole genome shotgun sequence genome containing:
- the LOC110604271 gene encoding protein IQ-DOMAIN 9 isoform X1 is translated as MGSGDWFKTIISLKKTKEDSSKRVKFGHHLICSCNLRQRSAAAKSNGFKWKNRPRRESAASADGNPNVPVEDLAATRIQTAFRAYMARKTLRRLKGATRLQILTQNYSVKKKAKIALHCLHTWSKIQAEIRSRRQCMVIEGRLRQKKLENQLKLEAKLHDLEVEWSGGSDTMEEILARIHQREEAAVKRERAMAYAFSHQWRANSSQNLGLVNYEPGKANWGWSWKERWIAARPWESRIPAQIISPKKVQKQEKNKAGRKTNSPTAKTPISSKPSLSNGKGNPKARRLSYPGAEKGARHEGSIKTEEAKF
- the LOC110604271 gene encoding protein IQ-DOMAIN 9 isoform X2, with the protein product MGSGDWFKTIISLKKTKEDSSKRVKRSAAAKSNGFKWKNRPRRESAASADGNPNVPVEDLAATRIQTAFRAYMARKTLRRLKGATRLQILTQNYSVKKKAKIALHCLHTWSKIQAEIRSRRQCMVIEGRLRQKKLENQLKLEAKLHDLEVEWSGGSDTMEEILARIHQREEAAVKRERAMAYAFSHQWRANSSQNLGLVNYEPGKANWGWSWKERWIAARPWESRIPAQIISPKKVQKQEKNKAGRKTNSPTAKTPISSKPSLSNGKGNPKARRLSYPGAEKGARHEGSIKTEEAKF